tgtgacccaagttagcgagttacacagggtcagacacgggctaaGACAGGGCCATGTGATCCAATTTCGAATGTCCAGACAGCTGTTGACATGAACGTGTCtcttggctgtgtgagacacacggcctgttaacacgggcgtgtgtcccctacactttgaaaattttctatatttttataaaaatttattaagtatTCAAATTAGTCCTGAGCCACTTCTAATGCTTGATTTGGGCCTCGGGGGCTCGTGTTAGGGACTATATAATTGTATTTGAATGACATTTGTTTGGATTTGAGAaatgaatgtgatatgtatgattatttaagaaataagtcttgtaatgctccgtaaccctattttggcaacggatacgggttaggggtgttacatttattagtatcagagctacggtttagtcgattctcgggctAATGTagtgtgtatgagtctagctatacatgccatatataacctgtggtAATGTGATATGTTCTGAGAGTTttgaattatgttttcatatagtaatggatcccaatcgagtagtttttgatgatgtagaaagtaatgcgccagcctCCGTTCACAGAGTAGCGTTGTTTGAACCGAGACCCGTATCTGAGGGTCGTGGAGGAGAGGCCaaagaagccttcttctaaaagatgaatgaatggttcactgaGTTTCTTCTAACGAATCCAGCTGCTCAGCAACCTCCGCCCTTACCTATTCCCCAATCTGTTCctgtagctcctcaaggtttggaacctttaCGTATGAGTATGCCACCTATTGATAAAATTCAAAAGTATGGgtctgaagagtttagagctatagTTGATTATGATCTTGAGAGAgcggagttttggctagagaatacgatctgggtatttgatgaactgtcatgtatGATCaacttcagatcgacagaaatcatattGTACAACAAAGATATTGAATTTCGAATCGACAACagagtgtttctaaaagtttcGCTGTGGAAGAGATTCTTCGATTTAGTtgcaaaggaaaattgagttcTTGATTTATCGGACTGTACGAGATTATCAAGAGAATTGGGCCAGTAGCTTATCGACTTTAGTtaccttgtgacagccctaatgtgaccctagtcggaaagtggttttgggaccacaaaatcgagtcataaaaataattaaccgacatatttgatgcttattatatgtatatatgcatgtgtgaaaatttcgtgtttgaattttgttaattgtaagtgaattttattaaataggacttgtgtgagaaaatttagaaatgtgctaggcaaatgttaaagtggcctattgatgcatgttagaaaatgcttgtacttgcatgtcaaattggccaaattctagatggtggcggcgatgttatggactaaagcatattataattattttgtgctaataattttatgttacaaaataaaataatgaattaagaataatagaacatgaggtgagtgggaggaaaaacaaaagttgtctcatccttgttcctcctttgccgtgacttgagggtgggagaagaaaagaattctcttgtttcatgttcagcttggttgatgtttaggaagaggtaagtactttgaaatccttgaaaatttatgtataaataaggtatgtaattcatggtagcttttgaaattgttgaatgtattaagctagttactaagtcccttagttagcccatgtccaaattttgaatcttgttggtaacatgagtaatcggttaagagaaaatgttcaagaaatgttgttgttcatgttatttggatggaaaaaaatggtagttaggtgaagtagagtctaacaaatgagcacatatgtgcattagttgctaaatggagaaaaatcggctaacaagttgtgtactaaggccgaatattattttggatattattgggcaatgtatgtgttttgaattgatggaatggagaggatgctttaattgtgttatgaacaattatatgttaaattaaggtttgctaagctagctattaaggtgaaatgcaaatgttagtatttgatttggtaataatctgcttggggacagcagcagtaaggtgattttggaaaatcgccataaattgtaggagttgaattagaagctgaataaattatgtcattaaagcttgaagagtctagtttcttagaaaagaaactataaaaacaaaagagttaccgatcttgagatatttgaagtattgtgggactgagtcaaaatgactactagattccctgttctgtttttataaaaatcagtataaattgtacaaaaatggccctaagatagaatttatatgcttagactccttaatgagtctagtttcaaatgaaataaacaagaatatattttgaattctgtacaatgagaaaattgattcgtagtgaagaatagtcagtttagtcaaacagtgaaacaaggtgaactttaagaaaaatctggtattgttgggctaaactaaaaattttgaaaattttatggataatagataaatgagtcttatgtcaagaaaaatttatggaaattgatttggagtttcgtagctccagttataaaaactttagtgactgttgctcggaagtcagcttataggaaattgtaattatattgtaaacattaatgaaaatttgctaatgaattatttattgattttataaagcttactataatctatatgtgtgaaagtcgaatccatatgtattatattctgaaagtaatacttgaatagtcgattaatgactagttaaaatttgttgaacttaagctcaagagcataggggggcaatttcagataagggaaaagagaaagtaaccgagtagccacTCCGCAACTGTACcaagtatccgaggtaagtcttcgagtaatgaaacttagtttatgatttgattaagtcatgacatataagcataacgaataaacggagatataatgattccacttgaattatatattgaggtgattagtttatacttatgacggatagccgaatgtgtatagagatcatgttagaaagccactcgaaatcatgctctttgtatgtggctattgagccaaaattggtaaggtttgataagtgtcttgtgtttgagctttagtaatgaaaatgaaatatggatgtgtcatgatttatcgatatatgtgcatgattattcggatgatatccggctaagtcccaaaggcatggtgctagtgactatatcctgctaagtcccgaaggcgcttgtgctattgactatatccggctaagtcccaaggcgtttgTCTTGAGTTGCTATATAtctggctaagtcccaaggcttttgtgctagtgactatatcgggctaagaccaaggcatttgtgcgaagttgctatatccgctaaatccgaaggtacttgggtttggaaatgagcgatcttgctgtaataatttcaattaatgcgctcataaaatccaaacgataagttATGTTTCAGATATACATCGAAAAAGTTAATTCCTTTTGATAGAATTCgctctattgattaacaacttccgccttagttaggtttgattccctgtgtatgaatataccgttgaggtgtgaaataagtatgattttgggaatatgcgatatgcaactattcatttagtcatatgaacgctatactttagtcgtaaataatttcattacttgaacttactaagcattaaaatgcttactcgttattttgattctctgctttatagattttgttcgtcaccatcggactcggagtgtcaaagtcaagtcatccacactatctaagccactttttggtactcttttacttcaattttgaaaatggcatgtatagggctgacccttgttgttaattaagtaccctttggtaatgtgtattcgtatagccatgcgaaaatggctcgtatattttgaagtatagcattatggtcttgtgatatggttattaagtggtgtggaaatgtttagtAATGACTAGCCactggaatggccaatcatggtcctattggtgctacgtacgtcatggctaatcagGATTACCCTTGGTAATAATGTATGTCtatttgctatttgattcatggaaaattatgaaataggtaaaatttaccttaaaatagatgctgatagcagcagtgacgtaagttggaaaaatcactaaaaatattaggaatggaattaaatagtgaataaattatgtaatcgaatcttgatgagtctattttcatatgaaagaaacgaaacgaccatatgagccgtattttatgagatgtttaagttttcgtgaaacagggccagagcattttctggatcccctgttctgattttgaaaatttaccataaatcaaccagatataattagaagtcatgctttatatgtatagattcatttttgagtctagtttcattagaaacaaacggcataagtatttatgttctgtacagggagatatctaagtcgtaatgcatgaaggtcagagtagtcaaaccctgaaacaggggagactttaactaataaactgtactaattagcccaaccaaaaattatagaaaaaaatttgtagatggaaatatgagtctagtttcaggaaaaatttacggaattggttttctagttttggaacttgagatatgatttttaaagtgactgtgatgcagctggccagcttgtctggaaattttaaaatgaactgtgtcaATAAATGAactaagtccgttaacaccttgtgttcgactccggcaacggtctcgggtacggggtgttacatacctctagagttggaaaagattcataatgtgtttcatgtgtcaatgttacaACGGTATTGATCGGACCCATCACACATAATTGCTCCGGCAGATATTGAAATTCATCCTGATATGTCGTATAgcgaagaaccgatcaaaattttggcccgagagattaaagagttaagaaataaaaacataGATTTAGTAAAGGTTCTTTGGAAGCATCATGgtattgaagaagctacgtggcaactgaagaagctatgagaaaatactaccctaacctattttctggtaagatttttagggacagaaattcctaagtggggagagttgtaacagcccgttttttgtgaaattagaataattattttattattattttgaggtttacaGCATGGTAGTATGATGgtataaaattttgttaagaaattttattgtttgcatGTTCAATTTgatgaaaaagactaaattgcaaaaggtgCAAAATTAAAGTTCTATAGGCTAAAGGCACTAAATAACTAAAGAACTTAAATGTATGAGTACTtgaatggtaaatagaccattgtttatttgagtggacaaagatggacattaaataggtgaattttaaagttaaaaacaaatgttagtttagtaattagcaaattaaactaaaaacaactAAAGGAAATAATGTACTCATCTTCTCCAAAGCTCTCTACCAacgaaaattgaaggaaataaAGCCATTTTTAAGGTTCTTGAATTCGGCTAGCTAGAGGGAGTGTATGTTAGTacatttttgctcggtttttaatgatttctatgtttttagagttgttgtagcttaatctagctagccaagggactaatttgcaaaactattaagttGTTTGAATTTTGCCACTGTTGaatgtgtatgtgttttgaagtttaatggtagtaagtgattttgaatgaaattgaaaatttgggattaaattgagaaatgtgataaattgtgtggtaaaagtgtgaatatgtAAAATATTCGGCAAGGCTTGGGTagggaaaaattgaatgaatttcattttacgagcctagggactaaattgtaaagaagtaaaatgtttaggggcaaaatagtaattttgccataatatgaattttggattcaattgaatagaatgatatttaaataagttaaatttgattatatagatcaagaaaataaacgtacggatttagatcgaggaaaagataaagttgtGGACTGAACGTTCGTTTTCATCCGTAAGTGAGTTTGTATGtttaataagtattaaattatatgtgtttgaatgctTGACTGATATAATTATGATGATatgatgacatgtcattaagggttattatgttttgggtgctggtccatacgttctaccggtggctgagtttttcGGCAGGTGTTGTGGTTACTCGTGTAACACCTCAaatccggcctagacgttatggctgaatttggTGATGTCATATAAGAGTGTTTTTCACAGAGCTTAATATCGAAAGAAAACCCTTTTTCTATATTTACCTTTGTCACGTGTTCTTAATGATGTTTTTGAAACATGTCGCTCATAAAATGTTACTCATGTTAAAAcgtctttaatttttaaaacgttGTCTCTTGCGGAAGCTCTTAAACACTTACATATTCttggtatttttggaaaacattAGTCTTTTGAAAAACGTGTCTTATACAACTGCTAGTAGCTATGAATCAAAATAATCAAAAGcctaaattaaagattaaaaatttatagaggccttattacgtAAAAAGATACCCAAATTAATATActtgtaatttaaaatttaataaggaAGTCcaagcggttgtgtggccacctttgagtccctcgtagcactGACCCGgctaagactggggattacctacacagacaAACAGAAGGATGAATTtacgaaactcagtgtgtaatcccttaaaaaCATACAGTCAATCATGTAGTAGGCAAATacagtctgggcttaagcccatatCAATAACAATTCAGTTTccgttagggccttagcccagtacaatatcagtatcagtgcgggccttagcctatttcggtaacagtaatagtacagatatgcaatcagaaatcctacccaactagcctctacactccactctgtccagccctacactccatgtggggataaaatcaacccacccacccatccctacactccaaaatagcaccggttgcggcactaaacagtatttgcagcagagctgccagtacaatacacttcctccaatcataataaacccaccCCATGCAAAATATcgtaatatcatacatgtatgcaaaatatataaaatggcatgctcaatcaGTCATATatctcataagggcataatagtcattttagcaCATAAGGGCATAACTGTCATTTGATCAATTTTTGGgatctaggtatacttaccgacccaacagtaggtccacagtagtctagggtgacccgtgcaaccttaacagtcaaatagtgaaaatgggcccaaagcccaaaaTGCGGGCCTATGTAGGCCCAAACGCTTGAGTGGCCCATATAGGCCATatatggccttggccgtgtgaactgcATAGGCTGGCCCAATATTGGCCACATGTCCATGTGATTTTACCCGTGTAGGGCCCACACAGCCCGTTTCAACCACCATGGGCCAAATCGGCCTCAGAccatgaaatcactcatggcTAGCCTTAATGGTCTTACGCCCACGTTTACACGTTCAGATTACCACATAAGAAAGCGCACGTTCGTGTAGTGTCAATGGTCCTCTATTTTAGCTATTGCCGATTTAATATTgtagcagtgtgattacacacctgtttgcgaaaaTGCGTAGAAGCCCATGAGCACCAAACCTATATTCAATTAAAATAGTCCATCAGTCCTTTAATCACTAGGGTTAAACACCCTCTTATTAACACTTAATCCCAAAATGGGAATTGTTACCTGCCTTGATTGAACGAATGTGGTTTATCTGCCTTAAACCACTAACCAAGATTGACTTCAAGATCCCTGGAAAAAATCTACATTACCGCCGAATCTTGTCAACCATTACCATAAACACAAATAACTTGAACCAAGTGAAACAACTTACCGAAACGTGGAACTAAGAATGGTAGATAGAAGTATTTGGCCTCCAAAAGGACACCCTAAAATCGAGGCATGAGATGGTACAATCACACCCCTTATCGAGTGAAGAGAGAGATTCGACCACAAGAGAAGAGGGTATTTGGTAAGCAATGTTGGAGGGAAACTTGAAGAAATTCGAAAGAGTAGAGAGGGAGAAGAGGCAAGGGATATTCAGCCAATACACAAAAGGAGGTGGTGACGACTGAAAACCGATTAAGAGAGCTAGCAAGGATTCGACAAAGGTTTAAGGAGGAAAGAAAAGAGTATTTACTCTAAGAGAGCAATGATTAAGATAGGGAAAAAGAGTAGAGAAGGGAAAAGAAGGTTTCCGGTCAAACAACAAATCGAATGAGGGAGGGAGAATATGGAGTAGTTCGATCAAGAAAAGAAACTGAGAGAAAAACTTGTCAAAGCATGAAAGATTCTTTGCTACAATCGGCCCCAAGAAGAGTAAAATGAAAGAACCTGATGAAAGAAAAATAAGGTAACACTAGAGGCAGAATTCGATATCAAGGGAGAAAAGAACCAAAATGCAAAAGTCTGATAGTCCCTAGCCGAATTCTGAGTCCCTAAAGTAAAATTCGGCACAACTTCTCCACCACCTCAACATCCAAattttcctcctaaaatctctccaccaTAATCTCTTCAACCACCCATTCAGACCCCACTCCGCTAAGCAGTGTTTCGGTCAACTTCTACTACTCACACGGCAAAGGCAGCAAAATAAAATACTCCCTTGCGCCAGGTAGGACTCGAACTCCAGACATCAGACATAGGTAACATGCgacttatcccctagaccagcaggccctttctttcataaaatacaaacatttatttaagaagcctactgactagagatagggtttatttaaggaaaaacaaaattttacacaagccaaggcttgaacccaagacatcacagaacacttaaccaccgaAGCAAACACACAGTTGTGTCACAACCTTATAAAAACAATTATTTAAGATTTGGGACATTACAACTCtaaccccctaaaagaaaatttttgcctcgaaatttacctgatcaaaatagatgagggtattgttatCGCATTGCCTCcttgggttcccacgtggcctcctcagaaCTATGATTATGCTATAGTACCTTAACCAGTGGGATAGACTTATTCCTTAACACTTTTAGATCATGCTCTaaaatctgaactggctcctctTCAAAGTTAGATATGGTTTAATCTCAATCTCCTTAGTGAAATAATATGCATAAGATCAGAGCGGtagcgcctcaacatagagacctAAAACACATCGTAAATCCAGTTCAACTCTGGAGGCAACTCTAACTGATATGCAACTGGTCCCACAAATTTCAATATGCGGTAGGGCCCAATGAACCtaaggctcaacttgccctttcacCCAAATCTAAGTACTTTATTCTATGGTGAGACCTTTAGAAACACGAAGTCCCCTACAGAATACTCAATCCCCTTATGCTTCAGATccacatacgacttctgtctgttCGATGCCACCTTTAGTCAATCCtgaattagtctaactttatcctcaatATCAGAAACTAAGTCAGGGCCCAGAACACGCCGCTCAattaactcagtccaacatgaaggagtacgacacctacgaccataaaatgcctcgtaaggtgccatctgtatgctagactggtagctattgttatacgcaaactccACTAGTGGCAAGTAATCGTCCCAACTGCCTCAGAAGTCTATCAcataactccttaacatgtcctccagtatctaaatcaccctctctgactgaccatctgtctgaggatgaaacgcagtactgaagtctaaccttgtacccagagcctcatgtaacttcttccagaattgaGACATGAAGTGAGGATCCCTATTAGATATTATAgaaaccggtaccccatgcagtctcacaatctcagacacatatagcttagccagcTTATGCAACGAGTAATCGGttcgaactggtatgaaatgagcagatttggtcaattgATCCACAATAACctaaaccgaatccttcttaaaaggcgttaggggtagcccactaacgaagtcGATAGTCACTCTCTcctacttccaaagtggaatcttaattGGCTGAAGCAACCCTAAAGGTAACTGATGTTAAGCCTTAACTTGGTGGTAGGTTAGACATTTACTCACAAAGTCGGTAACCTCTCACTTAAaacccgaccaccaatataactcacgaaggtttcggtacatcttattttctccaggatgcatagcataagggctactatacgCCTtttgcagtatagactgcctcaaatcagtatccttcgGTACATAGATTCTCTCATGGAAATAGAGTAACCCTTCGCTATTCAGTCTAAAATCTGATGTGATACCACTTTCAATCTACTAGAATCGAGACCCCAGTGACTCATCCTTCaattgtttacccttaatctgtttAATCCACGTCAGTTTAGCTTGGAGCTcagccaacaagctaccatcatcaaataagctgagatgagcaaacatcgcccttagatcagtcatagccctacaaCTTAGTTCGTcgaccaccacattggccttaccaggatggtgtTCGATCGTacagtcatagtcttttagcagctCAATCCATTTACACTatctaagatttagctccttttgagtgaggagatacttaaggctcttgtgatccgtgtaaatgatacacttctcaccatacaggtagtgcctccaaatttttagtgcaaaAACCACTgtagccaactctaagtcatgcatCAGATAATTTATCTCATGCATCTTAAGCTGGCGAGATGCATATGCTACGACCTTACCATCTTGTGTCAACACATATCCCagaccaacatgtgatgcatcgctgtaaacaatgaactctttcccagactctggctgtataAAAACAGGGGCCTGAGTCAAaactttcttaagcttctcaatcagtccagttaaatggcACACCCTTACGCAATAACTTAGTCAAAGGTACAAtaatcaatgaaaacccctcaacaaaacgtctataataccttgtcagtcccagaaaactacgaatcTCAGATACCGTCTTAGGCGACTTCCAGTCCAGAACTGCTCCAATTTTCTGAGCATCGACCCTAATCCCTTCGGCAGATACTACATGACCCAAAAATGTCACCTcttgcaaccagaattcacacttactaaacttggcatacagttgtttctccctcagaatTTGTAGAACCACTcggagatgtgcatcatgttcatattcagttctcgaatacaccagaatgtcattAATAAACACCACTACGAATCGATCAAgataaggttggaacactcgattcatcagatccataaaagccgttggtgcattcgtcagtccaaacgacATCgcaagaaactcgtaatgaccatatcgagttctaaATGCTATCTTGTAAACATCAGTCTTTttgaccctcagttgatggtaccccgatcggagatcaatcttagagaaaactgaagctcctcgaaactgatcgaatagatcatcaattctctgtagggggtacttattcttaatattcaatttattcaattgtcGGTAATCGATGCATAGCGCATGgacccatccttctttttcacaaacaaaaccggtgctccccacggagacatatTAGGTCAGATGAACCCtcgatccaataactcttgaatctgagctttaagtTCCACAatctctttcggtgccattctataaggggcgatggacatcGAAGCTGTACCAGGTAGGAGCTCAAtctcaaactcaacttcacagtcTGGAGGTAATCCAAACAGCTCATCAGGAAAAACATTCGAAAAATCTTTAACTGTTCTGATATCCCTAACAAACGAAATCTCAGAATTTGAAACATCGATGTAGGCTAAATACGCCTCATAACCTTTATAAACCAATTTTTTGGCCTTTAATACAGATATTACATTATCGAATAATTTCGATGCTCCACAATTACAACTACCTCGTCACCCTCCGCAGTTTTCAGTACCATTCGTTTAGTAGTAAGTCCAAGTTTACCCGATGTTtcaccagccaatccatacccagtattaagttgaattctccaaaagggagttccatAAAATTTGCCAAAAAGATggttccttgaacctccaaaggtacatctcTGAACAATTTATCTACCCTCACTGATTGCCCTAATGGACTCAATACAGTGACCCCACTGGTAGTGCTCTCAACCAttatacccaaagtctcagatACAATGCATACTATATAGGAATAAGTggatccaacatcaatcaatgtagtataaggtacattacgGATAAAGAACGTATCTGTGATAACATCTGGGGTATCTCCATCATCTCGgtgacgtgcagcataaaccagagttggctgcctcacctcagtatgaCCAGTACCTTTGCCAGGTGCCCTCTGACCACGATCCATACAATTACCACCTCTGGCCTGGCCAAGACCTCTCGGTGGCTGTTGAACACCCCTCGATGGTTGAACAGTATCCATATCGGTCGCTCGTATCTGATCGGGCCCTTGCAAACAATCTCTaatacgatgctccaatgatctgtATCTCAAACATGACCCAATCCTTTTCTagcactcgccctgatggcaTCTCCCACAATCTACACTGAGCTACGGTCCAGTAACAGCAACAAGGGTCCCAACTCTGATCGGCCTATCGACTCtggctttttcttaggcctcagaaaagaacttgagggctctgaatccctcttgttcctacctcttTCCTTCTCACGGTTCTGGAGCTCAGCGCGCTTCACATCCTCAACGATCTTCACCTTATCTATTAAAgtagcaaaatctcgctccctctataGAGCTATCAAAACCTGTAGGCTAGCTCTGAGGTTGTCCTTGAAACTAACACaatgctcatattcagttgccaccatcccacgtgcatagcggctcaataaaaaaaattcatcctCATATTCCGCCACTAACTTATCCCCCTGTGTCAAGTTAGATTTGCTCTCCtttgggcatccacataactagcgctCACATATTTTCCTTGGAAAACGGTCTTGAAGAGTTCCTAAGTCAACCGATTGGGCTAAGTACCCTTTTTGattgtaagccaccactgataggccccACTCGCAGCAGTAACACTGCACCCTTTAGTTTTTGCTCGGGGGTACAGTCGAGGTCATCCATTATCCTCTCCGTGGCCTCAATAATACAATATTTAGCCATATTAGGGGCTATTCCAgtaatacccctaaaaatcttaGCTTCATTAGACCAGAGTCATTCCGTAATCGACCTACGACACACAGTATTAGTATTGGGCCCAACGACCATCTCCAGAATTCGCAACTTAGCTTGAGGTAGTACGTCGTCCTAAGTCACACGATCGTGAGACCTAGTCTCTGTCCCCGGTGAAGTTGGTGCCTCCCTAGCCTCAGCATTAGGCATGTGGCCAGATGATGAAGACCCAACCTGAGCACCTCCACAGCCTCCGTCgtagcctcttgtaccccttccacggtacctctagtgctcattatcgaATTACGCTTTatctatatttataatttt
The Gossypium arboreum isolate Shixiya-1 chromosome 10, ASM2569848v2, whole genome shotgun sequence genome window above contains:
- the LOC128282081 gene encoding uncharacterized protein LOC128282081, whose product is MDTVQPSRGVQQPPRGLGQARGGNCMDRGQRAPGKGTGHTEVRQPTLVYAARHRDDGDTPDVITDTFFIRNVPYTTLIDVGSTYSYIVCIVSETLGIMVESTTSGVTVLSPLGQSVRVDKLFRDVPLEAKKLVYKGYEAYLAYIDVSNSEISFVRDIRTVKDFSNVFPDELFGLPPDCEVEFEIELLPGTASMSIAPYRMAPKEIVELKAQIQELLDRGFI